A section of the Hippea sp. KM1 genome encodes:
- the rpoC gene encoding DNA-directed RNA polymerase subunit beta', with product MFTVLKGKPKSSKDFDAIRIKLASPEKIREWSYGEVKKAETINYRTFKPERDGLFCAKIFGPIKDYECLCGKYKRQKYEGIVCEKCGVEVTKSKVRRERMGHIELATPVAHIWYLRSVPSIMASLLDIKLKDLERVIYYESYIVIESEVEELPVKTVLNESQYRMYSEKYGIRFTAEMGASAIQKLLKKTDLDVLIFELKDEIESTKSEAKRKKLIKRMRLAEQFKRSGNKPEWMILEVLPVLPPDLRPLVSLEGGRFASSDLNDLYRRVINRNNRLKRLIELGAPSIIIRNEKRMLQEAVDALIDNGRRKQVVRASNNRPLKSLSESIRGKEGRFRRNLLGKRVDYSGRSVIVSGPDLRMDQCGLPKIMALELFKPFIHHKLIEEGYAQTVKAAKKMVERKDPEVWNILEEVVKEHPVLLNRAPTLHRLSIQAFHAVLTDEKAIRLHPLVCPAFNADFDGDQMAVHVPLSTEAILESEILMLATENIISPAHGNPIAMPSQDMVLGVYYMTKAKDNQKGEGMVFSSPDEVRIAYENGVCGLNAKIKVRIDSEIHDTTVGRVLFYEIVPKSVPFKSVNKLFKKKDLNKLISYLYKHEDLPVVVKFLDDVKDLGFEISTRAGVSISIEDMVVPKEKSKIIAKAEEEVRKIQEDYRQGLLTDKERYNKSVDIWSSATDRIAAAMMKQLGGEYGESFNSIYIMADSGARGSQQQMRQLAGVRGLMAKPSGDIIETPIKSNFKEGLTVLEYFTSTHGARKGLADTALKTANAGYLTRKLVDVAQDVTITMDDCGTTEGIEVSAIMVNGEEIESLSDRILGRTAAEDIVDPFTNEVIVKEGEEIDEEAVEKINEAGIRQVRIFSVLTCKAERGVCAKCYGRDLARGGHVNVGEAVGIIAAQSIGEPGTQLTLRTFHVGGTASRLSKENKSAETKRAGIVKFFNFFIAPNSDNEMVLLSRRDAALMITEPQIVSVNSGTVEIDTESDKVYNYIRIGDEEYKLKKVDFVTEEDIIAGGANAIGKYMLAVKNGQQIDRLSLLVVRVLEVFDVPKKIPYAAKVFVEDGQTIKRFVKAEESGKVKLIALEGDRFVEIDAPEDGIVNRHGTHVVIVRDNEDKVRYYVPKGSKLYVKNGDNIEAGTLIVGYDDEKKRRIFESDPTLYISSTTLAEWDAYSDYILAGADGYVKWLDLIPHVTIKEEVDKITSLKSNVVVESKDLSKRPRIEIVDENGKVKKFANIDENAMYYMPPGVILQKEDGEMVKAGDVIGKIPKELDKTTDITGGLPRVSELFEAKRPKNAAIISEISGVVSYGKETKGKRKVIVTSTVGKGKVSKEYLIPRNKRLLVFPGDRVEMGEPLTDGSINPHDILAILGERELQKMLVSEIQQVYKLQGVSINDKHIEIIVRQMLSKVVIEDAGDSDFIEGEVVNRFIFTRKNEILIRRGKRPAIGRIVLLGITKASLNTDSFISAASFQETTRVLTEASISGQVDYLRGLKENVIVGRLIPVGTGQKIFDDIVLEPAEKDEQEN from the coding sequence ATGTTTACAGTTTTAAAGGGTAAGCCTAAGTCCTCCAAGGACTTTGATGCCATAAGGATAAAGTTAGCATCCCCTGAGAAGATCAGGGAGTGGAGCTATGGAGAGGTAAAGAAGGCCGAGACGATCAACTACAGGACCTTCAAGCCGGAAAGGGATGGTCTGTTTTGTGCAAAGATCTTTGGACCCATAAAGGATTATGAGTGTTTATGCGGTAAGTATAAAAGGCAGAAGTATGAGGGTATAGTTTGCGAAAAGTGTGGCGTTGAGGTTACCAAATCCAAGGTCAGAAGAGAGAGGATGGGGCATATCGAACTTGCCACACCCGTTGCTCATATATGGTATTTGCGTTCGGTCCCCAGCATAATGGCTTCCCTGCTTGATATAAAGCTTAAGGATTTAGAAAGGGTAATATACTATGAGTCTTACATAGTCATAGAGAGCGAGGTTGAGGAGCTGCCCGTAAAGACCGTATTGAATGAGTCGCAATATAGGATGTATTCTGAGAAATACGGCATCAGGTTTACAGCCGAGATGGGTGCATCGGCCATCCAGAAGCTGCTTAAAAAAACAGATTTGGATGTGCTGATATTCGAATTGAAGGATGAAATAGAATCCACCAAATCCGAAGCAAAGAGAAAGAAGCTTATAAAGAGGATGAGGCTTGCCGAGCAGTTCAAAAGGAGCGGCAATAAGCCTGAGTGGATGATACTGGAGGTTTTACCTGTGCTCCCTCCGGATTTAAGGCCGTTGGTTTCTTTGGAGGGTGGCAGGTTTGCATCCAGCGATCTGAACGATCTTTACAGAAGGGTTATAAACAGGAATAACAGGCTGAAGCGTTTGATTGAGCTTGGGGCGCCCTCGATCATCATAAGGAACGAAAAGAGGATGTTGCAGGAGGCTGTTGATGCACTAATCGATAACGGCAGGAGAAAGCAGGTGGTAAGGGCCTCCAACAACAGGCCTTTAAAGTCGTTAAGTGAGTCTATCAGGGGTAAAGAGGGGCGCTTTAGAAGGAACCTTTTGGGAAAGAGGGTGGACTATTCCGGGCGTTCCGTTATCGTGTCCGGTCCGGATTTGAGGATGGACCAATGCGGTCTGCCCAAGATTATGGCGCTTGAGCTGTTTAAGCCTTTTATCCACCATAAGCTCATTGAGGAGGGTTATGCACAGACGGTAAAAGCTGCCAAGAAGATGGTGGAACGCAAGGATCCAGAGGTGTGGAACATCCTGGAAGAGGTTGTTAAGGAGCATCCTGTATTGCTCAACAGGGCACCAACGCTGCACAGGCTCTCCATTCAGGCATTCCACGCCGTGTTGACCGATGAGAAGGCCATAAGGTTGCACCCGCTTGTATGTCCTGCCTTCAATGCAGATTTTGACGGCGACCAGATGGCCGTGCATGTGCCTTTGAGCACCGAGGCCATCCTGGAGAGCGAAATATTGATGCTTGCCACAGAGAATATAATATCACCAGCCCATGGAAATCCTATAGCTATGCCCAGCCAGGATATGGTTTTGGGAGTCTATTACATGACGAAGGCTAAGGATAACCAGAAGGGTGAGGGTATGGTTTTCTCCTCCCCCGATGAGGTTAGAATAGCCTATGAAAACGGCGTATGCGGTTTAAATGCAAAGATAAAGGTCAGAATAGATTCAGAGATACACGATACAACCGTTGGAAGGGTTCTGTTCTATGAAATTGTGCCAAAATCCGTGCCGTTTAAGAGTGTTAATAAACTGTTTAAGAAGAAGGATTTGAATAAACTAATCTCCTATCTCTATAAACACGAAGATCTGCCTGTGGTTGTTAAGTTCTTGGATGATGTTAAGGATTTGGGATTTGAGATCTCCACAAGGGCCGGTGTTTCTATATCCATAGAAGATATGGTTGTGCCAAAGGAGAAATCCAAGATTATAGCAAAAGCCGAGGAAGAGGTCAGAAAGATTCAGGAGGATTACAGGCAGGGGCTTTTGACGGATAAGGAGAGGTATAACAAATCGGTCGATATATGGAGTTCTGCAACAGACAGGATTGCAGCAGCCATGATGAAGCAGTTGGGTGGTGAATACGGAGAGAGCTTTAACTCCATTTACATAATGGCCGACTCCGGGGCGAGGGGCTCTCAGCAACAGATGAGGCAGCTTGCTGGTGTTAGGGGTTTGATGGCAAAGCCATCAGGAGACATCATAGAGACGCCCATTAAATCCAACTTTAAAGAGGGCTTGACGGTTCTTGAGTATTTTACATCGACCCACGGCGCAAGGAAGGGTCTTGCTGATACAGCCCTGAAAACGGCCAATGCCGGTTATCTGACCAGAAAGCTCGTTGATGTTGCCCAGGATGTTACAATTACTATGGATGACTGCGGCACCACAGAGGGTATAGAGGTATCGGCCATCATGGTAAATGGTGAGGAGATAGAGTCCTTATCCGATAGGATATTGGGAAGGACAGCGGCTGAGGATATTGTTGATCCGTTTACCAATGAGGTGATCGTCAAAGAGGGCGAGGAGATAGATGAGGAGGCCGTTGAAAAGATCAACGAGGCCGGCATAAGGCAGGTTAGGATATTCTCCGTGCTTACCTGTAAGGCCGAAAGGGGAGTTTGTGCTAAGTGTTATGGCAGGGATTTAGCCAGGGGCGGACATGTCAATGTGGGCGAGGCTGTGGGAATTATAGCAGCCCAATCCATAGGTGAGCCTGGAACGCAGCTTACGCTGAGAACATTCCATGTTGGTGGTACTGCATCAAGGTTATCCAAAGAGAATAAGTCTGCCGAGACCAAAAGGGCTGGAATAGTAAAGTTCTTCAACTTCTTCATAGCTCCCAATTCCGATAATGAGATGGTTTTGCTCTCAAGAAGGGATGCGGCTTTGATGATAACAGAGCCGCAGATTGTATCTGTAAATAGCGGAACGGTTGAGATAGATACGGAATCTGACAAGGTTTACAACTATATCAGGATAGGCGATGAGGAGTATAAGCTTAAGAAGGTCGATTTTGTGACTGAAGAGGATATTATCGCCGGTGGTGCAAATGCTATAGGTAAATATATGCTTGCCGTTAAGAATGGCCAGCAGATAGATAGGCTCTCCTTGCTTGTTGTTAGGGTGTTAGAGGTTTTTGATGTGCCTAAGAAAATTCCGTATGCAGCCAAGGTGTTTGTTGAGGATGGTCAGACGATTAAGAGGTTTGTTAAGGCAGAGGAGAGCGGTAAGGTCAAGCTCATTGCGCTTGAGGGCGATAGGTTTGTTGAGATAGATGCACCAGAAGACGGCATCGTCAACAGGCACGGAACGCATGTTGTCATAGTAAGGGACAATGAAGACAAGGTTAGATACTATGTGCCGAAGGGTTCTAAACTCTATGTGAAAAACGGCGACAATATAGAGGCAGGCACACTGATTGTTGGCTATGACGATGAGAAGAAGAGAAGGATATTTGAAAGCGATCCGACACTCTATATAAGCTCAACGACACTGGCAGAATGGGATGCATACTCCGATTATATACTTGCCGGAGCAGATGGTTATGTTAAGTGGCTGGATCTGATACCCCATGTGACGATAAAGGAAGAGGTCGACAAGATCACATCGCTAAAGAGTAATGTTGTGGTTGAGAGTAAGGATCTATCCAAAAGACCCAGGATCGAGATTGTTGATGAGAACGGAAAGGTTAAGAAGTTTGCCAATATAGATGAAAACGCCATGTATTACATGCCGCCCGGTGTTATATTGCAAAAGGAAGATGGCGAGATGGTTAAGGCCGGTGATGTAATCGGTAAGATCCCCAAGGAGCTTGATAAGACAACAGACATAACGGGCGGTTTGCCGAGGGTCTCTGAGTTATTTGAGGCCAAAAGACCCAAGAATGCGGCCATTATTAGTGAGATTAGCGGTGTGGTGTCATACGGCAAGGAGACCAAGGGTAAAAGAAAGGTTATCGTTACATCAACGGTGGGTAAGGGTAAGGTTTCAAAGGAGTATCTGATACCGAGAAACAAGAGGCTGTTGGTCTTCCCTGGTGATAGGGTTGAGATGGGCGAGCCGTTAACAGACGGCTCTATAAACCCGCACGATATATTGGCCATTTTGGGTGAGAGGGAGCTGCAGAAGATGCTGGTTAGTGAGATCCAGCAGGTGTATAAGCTGCAGGGTGTTAGCATAAATGATAAGCACATAGAGATCATAGTCAGGCAGATGTTGTCAAAGGTCGTGATAGAGGATGCTGGTGATAGCGATTTCATAGAGGGCGAGGTTGTAAATAGGTTTATATTCACAAGGAAGAACGAGATACTCATAAGAAGAGGCAAAAGGCCGGCTATAGGTAGGATAGTCTTGTTGGGTATCACTAAGGCTTCCCTGAATACGGATAGCTTTATCTCAGCCGCAAGCTTCCAGGAAACCACCAGGGTGTTGACAGAGGCATCGATAAGTGGACAGGTGGATTATTTAAGGGGCTTGAAAGAGAATGTTATTGTTGGTAGATTGATACCCGTCGGAACGGGTCAGAAGATTTTTGATGATATAGTGTTGGAGCCGGCAGAGAAAGACGAGCAAGAAAATTAA
- the fusA gene encoding elongation factor G: MARKYQLSKLRNIGIIAHIDAGKTTTTERILYYTGVSHKIGEVHEGTATMDWMEQEKERGITITSASTTCFWREHMINIIDTPGHVDFTVEVERALRVLDGAVGVFCAVGGVEPQSETVWRQADKYHVPRIAFVNKMDRIGADFFNVVNEIDEKLNGNPLVIQLPIGAESSFVGVVDLIRMKAIVWDSDVLGAKFSVKDIPDELADQALEYRNKLIEKLADFNDEIMEKYLEGEDISEEEIVKAIRKATIETKITPVLCGSAFKNKGVQPLLDAVVDFLPSPIDIPPVKGIDPKSGEEIERKSDEKEPLSLLAFKIMSDPYVGRLTYFRVYSGTLKAGSYAYNSTKGKTERIGRLLRMHANKREDVDVVYAGDIAAAIGLKYTTTGDTLCDEKAPIVLESMEFPEPVISVAVEPKTKADRDKLSNALQKLAEEDPTFRIRYDEETNQTIISGMGELHLEIIVDRLKREFKVGVNVGKPQVAYKESIKGKVKQEGKFVRQTGGHGQYGHVWIEIEPLERGKGFEFVDKIVGGVIPKEFIPAVEAGIKEAAESGVLAGYPMVDFRVTLFDGSYHEVDSSDMAFKIAASMAFKEGAKKAKPYLLEPVMDVEVTTPEQYLGDVMGDINSRRGKIREMGEKGNLKIIKAYIPLGEMFGYATVLRSITQGRGTYTMQFSHYEEVPKNIAEKIIKKEA; this comes from the coding sequence GTGGCTCGTAAGTATCAGCTTAGCAAGTTGAGGAATATAGGAATCATAGCCCATATTGACGCAGGAAAGACGACAACGACAGAGAGGATTCTCTACTACACAGGCGTTTCCCATAAGATAGGCGAGGTCCATGAGGGAACGGCGACGATGGATTGGATGGAGCAGGAGAAGGAGAGGGGTATTACCATAACCTCTGCTTCAACAACCTGCTTCTGGCGTGAGCATATGATAAACATCATCGATACACCCGGGCATGTTGACTTCACCGTTGAGGTTGAAAGGGCCTTGAGGGTTCTTGACGGTGCTGTCGGTGTCTTTTGTGCTGTTGGTGGCGTTGAGCCTCAGAGTGAAACGGTCTGGAGGCAGGCAGATAAATACCATGTCCCCAGGATTGCCTTTGTTAACAAGATGGATAGGATAGGCGCAGACTTCTTCAATGTTGTAAACGAAATCGATGAAAAGTTGAACGGCAATCCGCTTGTGATACAGCTGCCCATAGGTGCAGAAAGCAGCTTTGTTGGCGTTGTTGATCTGATTAGAATGAAGGCGATTGTATGGGATTCCGATGTTTTGGGGGCTAAGTTCTCTGTTAAGGATATACCTGATGAATTGGCCGATCAGGCTTTAGAATATAGAAATAAATTGATTGAAAAGCTTGCAGATTTTAACGATGAGATAATGGAGAAGTATTTAGAGGGTGAGGATATAAGCGAAGAAGAGATAGTAAAGGCCATCAGGAAGGCCACAATAGAGACCAAGATCACACCGGTTCTGTGCGGCAGCGCCTTTAAGAATAAGGGCGTTCAGCCGTTATTGGATGCCGTTGTGGATTTTCTGCCCTCCCCTATTGACATCCCTCCGGTTAAGGGTATCGATCCTAAGAGCGGTGAGGAGATAGAGAGAAAGTCTGATGAGAAAGAGCCGTTGAGCTTGTTGGCGTTTAAGATAATGAGCGATCCCTATGTGGGAAGGTTGACATACTTTAGGGTTTACTCAGGCACGCTGAAGGCCGGCTCCTATGCTTACAATTCAACCAAGGGCAAGACCGAAAGGATAGGAAGGCTCCTTAGGATGCACGCCAATAAAAGGGAGGATGTCGATGTCGTCTATGCAGGTGATATAGCAGCAGCTATCGGTCTTAAATATACAACAACAGGAGATACGCTTTGTGATGAGAAGGCTCCTATAGTTTTGGAGTCTATGGAGTTTCCAGAGCCTGTTATATCTGTTGCTGTTGAGCCCAAGACCAAGGCCGATAGGGATAAGCTATCCAACGCCCTACAGAAGCTGGCAGAGGAGGATCCGACATTCAGGATAAGGTATGATGAGGAGACCAATCAGACGATTATATCGGGAATGGGTGAGCTTCACCTTGAGATAATTGTTGACAGGCTGAAGAGGGAGTTTAAGGTTGGCGTCAATGTAGGTAAGCCACAGGTTGCTTACAAGGAGAGCATTAAGGGTAAAGTCAAGCAAGAGGGTAAGTTTGTCCGCCAGACGGGTGGCCATGGTCAGTATGGTCATGTGTGGATAGAGATAGAGCCGCTTGAGAGGGGCAAGGGCTTTGAGTTCGTTGACAAGATAGTTGGCGGTGTCATACCCAAGGAGTTCATACCAGCCGTTGAGGCTGGAATTAAAGAGGCGGCAGAAAGCGGTGTATTGGCCGGATACCCGATGGTTGACTTTAGGGTTACACTGTTTGATGGCTCTTACCATGAGGTTGACTCCTCCGATATGGCGTTTAAGATTGCAGCGAGCATGGCTTTCAAGGAAGGAGCCAAGAAGGCCAAGCCGTATCTGCTTGAGCCGGTGATGGATGTGGAGGTGACAACACCTGAGCAGTATCTGGGCGATGTTATGGGGGATATAAACTCCCGCAGGGGTAAGATTAGAGAAATGGGTGAGAAGGGTAATCTAAAGATAATCAAGGCATACATACCTCTTGGTGAGATGTTTGGATATGCCACGGTTTTGAGGTCTATAACTCAGGGCAGGGGCACATACACCATGCAGTTCTCGCACTATGAAGAGGTGCCAAAGAACATAGCAGAGAAGATAATAAAGAAAGAAGCTTAA
- the rpsG gene encoding 30S ribosomal protein S7, with protein sequence MRRRRAEKREIPPDLVYGSVLVSKIINKIMWDGKKSIARKIFYQAMDLVKEKTGEDPMEVLQKAIENITPKIEVRPRRVGGATYQVPVEVRPERQMSLSVRWLVDYARQRSEKRMFERLAGEIIDAANNRGGAVKKREDTHKMAEANRAFAHYRW encoded by the coding sequence ATGAGAAGGAGAAGAGCTGAAAAAAGGGAGATTCCACCGGATTTAGTATACGGCAGTGTGTTGGTTAGCAAGATCATCAACAAGATAATGTGGGACGGTAAGAAATCCATAGCAAGGAAGATCTTTTATCAGGCTATGGATTTGGTTAAGGAGAAGACCGGCGAGGATCCGATGGAGGTTCTGCAGAAGGCCATAGAGAACATAACACCCAAGATCGAGGTCAGGCCGAGAAGGGTCGGTGGTGCAACATATCAGGTGCCTGTTGAGGTTAGACCTGAGCGCCAGATGAGCCTATCGGTAAGGTGGCTTGTCGATTATGCAAGACAGAGAAGCGAAAAGAGGATGTTCGAGAGGTTAGCCGGTGAGATTATAGATGCTGCCAACAACAGGGGTGGCGCCGTTAAGAAGAGGGAAGATACACACAAGATGGCTGAGGCCAACAGGGCTTTCGCACATTACAGATGGTAA
- the rpsL gene encoding 30S ribosomal protein S12 — MPTINQLVRKGRKKVKAKKKTLALQGCPQRRGVCTRVYTTTPKKPNSALRKVARVKLTSGYEVTAYIPGEGHNLQEHSIVLVRGGRVKDLPGVRYHIIRGALDAAGVEGRKQGRSKYGTKKPKE, encoded by the coding sequence GTGCCTACGATTAACCAGCTTGTAAGGAAGGGTAGGAAAAAGGTTAAAGCAAAGAAAAAGACTTTGGCCCTTCAGGGATGCCCTCAAAGAAGGGGCGTCTGTACGAGGGTTTATACAACAACACCGAAAAAACCAAACTCCGCTTTGAGGAAGGTTGCAAGGGTTAAGCTGACAAGTGGATATGAGGTTACAGCCTATATTCCCGGTGAGGGACACAATCTGCAGGAGCACTCTATAGTGTTGGTTAGAGGCGGAAGGGTTAAGGACTTGCCTGGTGTTAGGTATCACATCATCAGGGGTGCCTTGGATGCTGCCGGTGTTGAGGGCAGGAAGCAAGGACGCTCCAAATACGGAACAAAGAAGCCCAAGGAGTAA